A genomic region of Flexivirga oryzae contains the following coding sequences:
- a CDS encoding MFS transporter encodes MTATPAAQSVRPPRGGPWLQLVVATIGFALNFWAWALISPLGPLFSPDKTVLKPEAYEKQLSFLPFSDGQPLSASQASLMVAVPVVVGSLGRVPVGALTDRFGGRIMFPLVSAVTIVPVLVIGLWAQNSYAALLVSGIFLGIGGTSFAVGVPFVNGWFPPEKRGMATGIFGAGMGGTAISALTTVSLFKAHGKSVPFVIVAVALAVYAVIAWLLMGDAPGRVIPTTPLAQRLLANAKLPITWQSCVLYSVGFGGYVAFSVFLPLYLTNAYALTAADAANKMAGFVVIAVIMRPVGGTLADKLGSVPVLATCFTFVAICAAIASGEPPLRGYGTPVFLVMAAALGAASGATFALIAEATDPARVGGVTGLVGAAGGLGGFVPPLVMAYIYNETKSYAIGMWLLAICAALTLVLTLTVVRRTARHESSIPEEVQA; translated from the coding sequence ATGACTGCCACACCCGCGGCACAGAGCGTGCGCCCGCCCCGAGGTGGCCCATGGTTGCAACTGGTCGTGGCAACCATCGGTTTCGCGCTCAACTTCTGGGCCTGGGCCCTGATCAGTCCGCTCGGGCCGCTGTTCAGCCCGGACAAGACGGTCCTGAAGCCGGAGGCCTACGAGAAGCAGCTGAGCTTCCTGCCGTTCTCCGACGGGCAACCGCTGTCCGCCAGCCAGGCGAGCCTGATGGTGGCCGTCCCCGTGGTGGTCGGGTCGCTCGGTCGCGTCCCGGTCGGTGCGCTGACCGACAGGTTCGGTGGCCGGATCATGTTCCCGTTGGTCTCCGCGGTCACGATCGTGCCGGTGCTGGTCATCGGGCTGTGGGCGCAGAACTCCTACGCGGCCCTGCTCGTCTCGGGCATCTTCCTCGGCATCGGCGGCACCTCGTTCGCGGTGGGTGTGCCGTTCGTGAACGGCTGGTTCCCGCCGGAGAAGCGGGGTATGGCGACAGGCATCTTCGGCGCGGGGATGGGTGGCACCGCGATCAGTGCGCTCACCACGGTCAGCCTCTTCAAGGCACACGGGAAGTCCGTCCCGTTCGTGATCGTCGCCGTGGCTCTGGCGGTCTACGCGGTGATCGCGTGGCTGCTGATGGGCGACGCGCCGGGGCGCGTCATACCCACCACCCCGCTCGCGCAGCGACTCCTGGCCAACGCGAAACTGCCCATCACCTGGCAGAGCTGCGTGCTCTACTCCGTCGGTTTCGGCGGCTACGTCGCCTTTTCGGTGTTCCTGCCGCTCTACCTCACCAACGCCTACGCACTCACCGCCGCGGACGCGGCCAACAAGATGGCCGGCTTCGTCGTCATCGCGGTGATCATGCGCCCGGTCGGTGGCACGCTCGCCGACAAGCTCGGCTCGGTCCCGGTGCTCGCGACCTGCTTCACCTTCGTCGCGATCTGCGCCGCGATCGCCTCCGGTGAGCCGCCACTGCGCGGCTACGGCACGCCGGTCTTCCTCGTGATGGCCGCTGCACTGGGCGCGGCTTCCGGCGCGACGTTCGCGCTGATCGCCGAGGCCACCGACCCGGCGCGGGTCGGCGGCGTCACGGGATTGGTCGGAGCCGCAGGCGGACTCGGCGGTTTCGTGCCACCACTGGTGATGGCCTACATCTACAACGAGACCAAGTCGTACGCGATCGGGATGTGGTTGCTCGCCATCTGCGCCGCGCTCACCCTGGTGCTGACACTGACCGTCGTACGCCGCACCGCGCGCCACGAATCATCGATCCCGGAGGAGGTCCAAGCATGA
- a CDS encoding SRPBCC family protein, translated as MSAMRGEIATAETTVHAGRDEVWAALTDPDRIAAYSGGARVTTSWRVGDPIIWSGEYNGHAFEDHGEVLVYDVPHVLSVTHYSPLMGQDDRPENYHTLVYTLSADGEDTRLSLVQDNCTDAAQAQQFGANWQATLDGLKEQVEQ; from the coding sequence ATGAGCGCAATGCGCGGCGAGATCGCCACAGCCGAGACAACCGTCCACGCTGGTCGCGACGAGGTGTGGGCGGCACTGACCGACCCGGATCGGATCGCCGCCTACAGCGGCGGCGCGCGCGTGACCACCAGCTGGCGGGTCGGCGACCCGATCATCTGGAGCGGCGAATACAACGGGCACGCCTTCGAGGATCACGGCGAGGTGCTGGTGTATGACGTGCCGCACGTCCTGTCCGTCACCCACTACAGCCCGCTGATGGGCCAGGACGACCGACCGGAGAACTACCACACGCTCGTCTACACCCTCAGCGCCGACGGTGAGGACACGCGGCTGTCGCTGGTTCAGGACAACTGCACGGACGCAGCCCAGGCGCAGCAGTTCGGCGCCAACTGGCAGGCCACGCTGGACGGCCTCAAGGAGCAGGTCGAGCAGTAG
- a CDS encoding TatD family hydrolase, with amino-acid sequence MPLDERRRTGVSKGHQQGRSDGPPPAPQPLPIAVVDNHTHLDIARDGHPAPDVEVALSQAAAVGVDRVVQIGCDLSGARFTVEQVAQHPRMLGGVAIHPNEAAKLAATGELAAAWDEIEQLAAHPRIRVIGETGLDYFRTGPEGVQAQHDSFRWHIDLAKRTGKALQIHDRDAHDDVLRILAEEGAPESTVMHCFSGDINLARTCVEKGYHLSFSGTVTFKNARALRDALAIVPLDRLLVETDAPYLTPAPYRGAVNSSYLVPITVRAMAEVLAIDVPTLCASLSANSERVYGSWTV; translated from the coding sequence ATGCCGCTCGATGAGAGAAGGAGGACCGGTGTGAGCAAGGGGCATCAGCAGGGCCGGAGCGACGGGCCGCCGCCGGCGCCGCAGCCGTTGCCGATCGCCGTCGTCGACAACCACACCCACCTGGACATCGCGCGCGACGGCCACCCGGCTCCCGATGTCGAGGTCGCGCTCTCGCAGGCGGCCGCCGTCGGTGTCGACCGGGTGGTGCAGATCGGCTGCGACCTATCGGGCGCCCGCTTCACCGTTGAGCAGGTCGCGCAGCATCCGCGGATGCTGGGCGGTGTCGCCATACACCCCAACGAGGCCGCAAAGCTCGCCGCCACAGGCGAACTCGCCGCTGCGTGGGACGAGATCGAGCAGCTCGCGGCCCACCCCCGCATCCGGGTGATCGGCGAGACCGGTCTCGACTACTTCCGCACCGGCCCGGAAGGTGTGCAGGCGCAACACGATTCGTTCCGCTGGCACATCGACCTGGCAAAACGCACCGGCAAGGCGCTGCAGATCCACGACCGGGACGCGCACGACGACGTGCTCCGCATCCTCGCCGAGGAGGGTGCACCGGAAAGCACTGTCATGCACTGCTTCTCGGGCGACATCAACCTCGCACGCACCTGCGTCGAGAAGGGCTACCACCTGTCGTTCTCCGGCACAGTGACCTTCAAGAACGCCCGGGCGCTGCGCGACGCGCTCGCGATCGTGCCGCTGGACCGGCTGCTGGTCGAGACCGATGCGCCGTACCTCACGCCCGCTCCGTACCGGGGTGCGGTCAACTCGTCATACCTCGTCCCGATCACGGTGCGGGCGATGGCCGAAGTGCTCGCGATCGACGTGCCCACCCTGTGCGCCTCGCTCTCGGCGAACAGTGAGCGGGTCTACGGCTCCTGGACGGTATGA
- a CDS encoding resuscitation-promoting factor, whose translation MTYRLTKTAAIAATAVAAGLGITACGGGTTAGAHSASLATRTSATASATPSSSTTTKTPKATPSKAKTHKAKAHKSKAPETATARATAKKVSRDEVRPTVTTRFVTGTATVAFQTVRKYDSTLAYGTSRVQRAGVAGLETVTYRQQLVGTRVSTSTVVKRVVTRQPVDQILVIGTKKATPTPTPTPTPTPTPTGGGSSSGLDLSRAAMWDRIAQCESGGNWHINTGNGYYGGLQFSYSTWLAYGGGSFASRADLATREQQITIANHVYNASGLSAWGCAGAA comes from the coding sequence TTGACTTACCGCCTGACCAAGACCGCCGCAATCGCCGCCACCGCGGTAGCAGCCGGCCTCGGGATCACCGCCTGCGGCGGTGGCACCACGGCCGGCGCGCACAGTGCCTCGCTGGCGACCCGGACCAGCGCCACGGCGTCGGCCACGCCGAGCTCGTCGACCACGACGAAGACCCCGAAGGCCACACCCAGCAAGGCCAAGACGCACAAGGCCAAGGCGCACAAGAGCAAGGCGCCGGAGACCGCCACCGCACGCGCGACCGCCAAGAAGGTGTCCCGTGACGAGGTGCGTCCGACCGTGACGACCCGCTTCGTCACCGGCACCGCGACCGTTGCGTTCCAGACCGTGCGCAAGTACGACTCGACCCTCGCCTACGGCACCAGCCGCGTGCAGCGCGCCGGCGTCGCGGGCCTGGAGACCGTGACCTACCGCCAGCAACTGGTCGGCACCCGGGTCAGCACGAGCACCGTCGTCAAGCGCGTCGTCACCCGGCAGCCGGTCGACCAGATCCTGGTCATCGGCACCAAGAAGGCGACCCCGACGCCCACGCCGACCCCCACGCCCACCCCGACACCGACCGGTGGCGGCTCCTCGTCGGGCCTCGATCTGTCCCGTGCCGCCATGTGGGACCGCATCGCACAGTGCGAGTCCGGTGGCAACTGGCACATCAACACCGGCAACGGCTACTACGGCGGTCTGCAGTTCAGCTACAGCACCTGGTTGGCATACGGTGGCGGCAGCTTCGCCTCGCGTGCCGACCTGGCCACCCGCGAGCAGCAGATCACCATCGCCAACCACGTCTACAACGCGAGTGGGTTGAGCGCCTGGGGTTGCGCGGGCGCCGCCTGA
- a CDS encoding DUF3592 domain-containing protein, producing MPRTSPERPAFLGTWWEKVLAVVVLVAAVLLALQWWNGRGSSGPARPGMAPAAVLEQGTATGGETDLTVRYTVDGKSHQVTAPVNANAFRAQGRVAWVCYAPSDPTDASIRLPEDPLCGQR from the coding sequence ATGCCGAGGACGTCACCTGAACGCCCGGCATTCCTCGGCACCTGGTGGGAGAAGGTGCTGGCCGTCGTCGTGCTCGTGGCCGCCGTGCTCCTCGCGCTGCAGTGGTGGAACGGCCGCGGATCGAGCGGCCCCGCCCGCCCGGGTATGGCGCCCGCCGCTGTCCTGGAACAGGGGACGGCCACGGGCGGCGAGACCGATCTCACCGTCCGCTACACCGTCGACGGGAAGTCGCACCAGGTCACCGCACCGGTGAACGCCAATGCCTTCCGCGCGCAGGGCAGGGTCGCCTGGGTGTGCTACGCCCCGAGTGACCCGACCGATGCCTCGATCCGGCTGCCCGAGGATCCGCTCTGCGGGCAGCGCTGA
- a CDS encoding DUF4126 domain-containing protein: MFAVLTGAGLSAAAGLNAYIPFLIVGLLARFTDVINLPGEWQWIESWWALGIGAVLLISELVLDKIPVVDSINDIAGTVIRPASGGIIAAATQSASSLDDSSFMREHTWIGLIGGIVIAGIVHAGKSTARPAVNLGSAGLGAPIVSTIEDVSSFGLSLIAIFLPLLVIVVLIIGGWVLWKFARRMRSFARRRRYAEDVT, from the coding sequence ATGTTCGCAGTGCTGACCGGTGCGGGGCTGTCGGCCGCCGCAGGACTCAACGCCTACATCCCGTTCCTCATCGTCGGGCTGCTCGCGCGGTTCACCGACGTCATCAATCTGCCGGGCGAATGGCAGTGGATCGAGTCCTGGTGGGCGCTCGGCATCGGCGCGGTGCTGCTGATCAGCGAACTCGTCCTCGACAAGATCCCGGTGGTCGACAGCATCAACGACATCGCCGGCACCGTCATCCGACCGGCCTCCGGTGGCATCATCGCGGCTGCAACCCAGTCCGCCAGCTCGCTGGACGACTCGTCCTTCATGCGCGAGCACACCTGGATCGGGCTGATCGGCGGGATCGTGATCGCCGGCATCGTGCACGCCGGCAAGTCCACCGCCCGGCCGGCGGTCAACCTCGGCTCCGCCGGGCTGGGTGCCCCGATCGTCTCCACCATCGAGGACGTATCGTCATTCGGGCTGTCGCTGATCGCGATCTTCCTGCCGCTGCTGGTGATCGTGGTGCTCATCATCGGTGGCTGGGTGCTGTGGAAGTTCGCCCGGCGCATGCGGTCGTTCGCCCGAAGGAGGAGGTATGCCGAGGACGTCACCTGA
- a CDS encoding MarR family winged helix-turn-helix transcriptional regulator, whose amino-acid sequence MTTAAHPRLDNLLAALTLNLAEDTTAAMERSGGLTGRAIQALLALEEFLGGCHVGKLAEVLDLTHSGAVRLVSQLEDAGYAERRPGADRRRVEVVLTARGRRQAAGARRAQLAVIRQATDGLDAAEAATLERLLARLVESRVGERFARRAEGDSPAWWCRTCDFASCGRGDGRCPAQTTAARLAGS is encoded by the coding sequence ATGACGACCGCAGCGCATCCCCGACTGGACAACCTGCTGGCCGCGTTGACGCTGAATCTCGCCGAGGACACGACGGCCGCCATGGAGAGGTCGGGTGGATTGACCGGCCGCGCGATCCAAGCGCTTCTGGCCCTCGAGGAGTTCCTCGGCGGCTGCCATGTGGGCAAACTCGCCGAGGTGCTGGACCTCACCCACTCGGGAGCGGTGCGGTTGGTCAGCCAGTTGGAGGATGCGGGGTATGCCGAGCGCAGGCCGGGCGCGGACCGCCGGCGGGTCGAGGTGGTACTCACGGCACGCGGGCGCCGGCAGGCGGCCGGTGCACGCCGCGCGCAGCTGGCCGTCATACGGCAGGCGACCGACGGGCTCGACGCCGCGGAGGCGGCGACCCTGGAACGACTCCTCGCGCGCCTGGTCGAGAGCCGGGTGGGCGAGCGCTTCGCCCGTCGCGCGGAGGGCGACTCGCCGGCGTGGTGGTGCCGCACCTGCGACTTCGCCTCGTGCGGACGCGGCGACGGAAGGTGTCCTGCGCAGACCACGGCCGCGCGGCTGGCGGGATCGTGA
- the metG gene encoding methionine--tRNA ligase, which yields MKVLSAVAWPYTNGPRHIGHVAGFGVPADVFSRYMRMAGHDVLMVSGTDEHGTPILVLADQEGVSVQEIVDKYNAVIAQDLTDLGLSYDLFTRTTTRNHYQVVQNLFTQIRANGYMIEQTTTTAISPSTGRTLPDRYLEGTCPICGFPEARGDQCDNCGNQLDPSDLINPRSKVNGEVPEFVETQHFFLDLPALADALQRWLDEVDTAGTWRPGVINFAKGLAKDMHPRAMTRDIDWGIPIPVEGWDAKRFYVWFDAVIGYLSAAIEWARRLGEPDRWREWWNDPEAVSYYFQGKDNITFHAQIWPAELLGYMGRGDKGGEPGEYGELNLPTEVVASGFLNYAGGQFSTSRGNVIYVQDMVARYGADALRYFICAAGPETQDSDFTWPEFVTRNNNELVAGWGNLVNRTASMIAKNFGEVPAPGALEPVDEALLSAVRGGFETVGGLLETQRQKAALAEVMRLVRLANKYVTDTEPFRLKGDDQRERLGTVLHTLSQAITDLNTMMAPFLPHSSNEVARVFGGTGEFMPMPRLEQVRDLDDDTRAYPIITGEYSGTPRWESRPVQVGVPVAKPTPIFAKLDEIDPEDPFGRGVA from the coding sequence ATGAAGGTTCTGTCCGCTGTTGCCTGGCCCTACACGAACGGGCCACGTCATATTGGCCACGTCGCCGGATTCGGCGTCCCCGCAGACGTTTTCAGCCGTTACATGCGTATGGCGGGCCACGACGTGCTGATGGTCAGCGGCACCGACGAGCACGGCACACCGATCCTGGTCCTCGCCGACCAGGAAGGTGTCAGCGTCCAGGAGATCGTCGACAAGTACAACGCCGTCATCGCCCAGGACCTCACCGACCTCGGCCTGTCCTACGACCTGTTCACCCGCACGACGACCCGCAACCACTACCAGGTCGTGCAGAACCTGTTCACCCAGATCCGCGCCAACGGCTACATGATCGAGCAGACGACCACGACGGCGATCAGTCCGTCGACCGGACGCACCCTGCCCGATCGCTACCTGGAGGGCACCTGCCCGATCTGTGGTTTCCCGGAGGCACGCGGTGACCAGTGCGACAACTGCGGCAACCAGTTGGACCCGTCCGACCTGATCAACCCGCGGTCCAAGGTCAACGGTGAGGTGCCGGAGTTCGTCGAGACGCAGCACTTCTTCCTGGACCTGCCGGCGCTCGCGGACGCGTTGCAGCGTTGGCTGGACGAGGTCGACACGGCCGGCACCTGGCGCCCGGGCGTGATCAATTTCGCCAAGGGGCTGGCCAAGGACATGCACCCGCGTGCCATGACCCGGGACATCGACTGGGGCATCCCGATCCCGGTCGAGGGCTGGGACGCCAAGCGGTTCTACGTGTGGTTCGACGCCGTGATCGGCTACCTGTCGGCCGCGATCGAGTGGGCGCGCCGGCTGGGCGAACCGGACCGCTGGCGGGAGTGGTGGAACGACCCGGAGGCCGTCTCCTACTACTTCCAGGGCAAGGACAACATCACCTTCCACGCGCAGATCTGGCCGGCCGAGCTGCTGGGCTACATGGGCCGGGGCGACAAGGGCGGCGAGCCGGGGGAGTACGGCGAGCTCAACCTGCCGACCGAGGTCGTCGCGTCCGGTTTCCTCAACTATGCGGGCGGGCAGTTCTCCACCTCGCGCGGCAACGTCATCTACGTGCAGGACATGGTCGCGCGGTATGGCGCGGACGCGTTGCGCTACTTCATCTGCGCGGCCGGCCCGGAGACCCAGGACAGCGACTTCACCTGGCCCGAGTTCGTCACCCGCAACAACAACGAACTCGTCGCCGGCTGGGGCAACCTGGTCAACCGCACGGCGTCGATGATCGCCAAGAACTTCGGCGAGGTCCCGGCGCCGGGTGCGCTGGAGCCGGTCGACGAGGCGCTGCTGTCGGCGGTGCGCGGCGGGTTCGAGACGGTCGGTGGGCTGCTGGAGACGCAGCGGCAGAAGGCAGCCTTGGCCGAGGTCATGCGGCTGGTGCGGCTGGCCAACAAGTACGTCACCGACACCGAGCCGTTCCGGCTCAAGGGCGATGACCAGCGCGAGCGGCTCGGGACGGTGCTGCACACGCTCTCGCAGGCGATCACCGATCTCAACACGATGATGGCGCCGTTCCTGCCGCACAGCTCCAACGAGGTCGCCCGGGTCTTCGGCGGCACCGGCGAGTTCATGCCGATGCCGCGCCTGGAGCAGGTGCGCGACCTGGACGACGACACCCGGGCGTATCCGATCATCACCGGCGAATACTCAGGCACTCCGCGCTGGGAGTCACGGCCGGTGCAGGTGGGTGTCCCGGTCGCGAAACCGACGCCGATCTTCGCCAAGCTCGACGAGATCGACCCGGAGGATCCGTTCGGCCGCGGCGTTGCGTGA
- a CDS encoding nitrate reductase subunit alpha: protein MTAGLDDRLTDALVGTRRFFTRAQVSPDHRAMYAEGGRQGDSFYRDRWSHDKVVRSTHGVNCTGSCSWKVYVKDGIITWEAQQTDYPSTGADKPEYEPRGCPRGAAFSWYTYSPTRVRYPYVRAALLTMFQEARAQYGDPVVAWASIVQDPEKASRYKQARGKGGLVRASWADAVEMIAAAHVYTIKRFGPDRIAGFSPIPAMSQVSYTSGARFNELIGAPMLSFYDWYADLPVASPQIFGDQTDVPESGDWWDAGYLIMWGTNVPLTRTPDAHWMTEARYRGQKVVVMSPDYAENVKFADEWLAPAPGTDAALAMAMGHVVLKEFFVDRTVDFFDDYVKHFTDLPFLITLDQQDDGSWLPGKNLVAADFENPARTSENALFKPVVFDGATSSPAVPNGTLGHRFGDEGVGKWNLDLEGLQPQLSFWSEGAESVAVRLPRFDAPDGQAVLEERGVPVTRIGDHVVTTVFDLMLAQYGVGRPGLPGSWPEGYDDARAPYTPAWQEEITSVPAEACARIAREFARNSVDTGGRSMILMGAGTNHWYHSDLIYRAMLMLTTITGCQGRNGGGWAHYVGQEKVRPLMGFQNAAFALDWSRPPRHMNQTAYWYVNTSQYRYDTFLADTVGAGMGAFPEQTIMDLLLKSARLGWAPTYPTFDKSSIEIPELAAADGVDVKDWVVDKLRSGKLKFALEEPENPENYPRVLTLWRSNLLGSSAKGDEYFLKHLLGAEGATTAKEAAPEQRPRDIAWADQVQDGKLDLLMTIDFRMTSSTLFSDIVLPAATWYEKHDINTTDMHPFIHSFNPAISPPWQSKTDWDAWKEIAKRFSELAVDHLGTRTDLVAKPLWHDTPDAMATPHGVVRDWKLGECEPIPGKTMPALIPVERDYTAVYDKLTSVGPLLDTLGTSCKGITYDVSAELELMRHEHGVVATGPAAGRPRLDTDVHVAQMIMTLSGATNGHLATQGFRTQEQRTGHQMHDLAAESEGRRITFADTQKAPQPVITTPEWSGSETGGRRYSPFTVNIERLKPFHTLTGRQHFYLDHDWMLRMGEAMPTFRPPLDMTRLFGEAEIGATGELGVSVRYLTPHNKWSIHSEYQDNLFMLSLSRGGQTVWISDKDAAKVGIGDNDWVEMVNRNGVVACRAIVSHRMPEGTVFMHHAQDRLIDVPLTQRDKKRGGIHNSMTRIMMKPSHLIGGYAQLSYFFNYIGPTGSNRDEVTMIRKRTTPVEY from the coding sequence ATGACTGCAGGACTGGACGACAGACTGACCGATGCGCTCGTCGGCACCCGCCGCTTCTTCACCCGGGCGCAGGTGTCGCCCGACCACCGGGCGATGTATGCCGAGGGCGGTCGCCAGGGCGACTCGTTCTACCGGGACCGCTGGAGTCACGACAAGGTCGTGCGCTCCACCCATGGCGTCAACTGCACCGGCTCCTGCTCCTGGAAGGTCTACGTCAAGGACGGGATCATCACCTGGGAGGCGCAGCAGACCGACTATCCGAGCACCGGGGCCGACAAGCCGGAGTACGAGCCGCGCGGCTGCCCCCGCGGCGCGGCGTTCAGTTGGTACACCTACTCGCCGACACGGGTGCGTTACCCCTACGTGCGAGCCGCGCTGCTGACGATGTTCCAGGAGGCGCGGGCGCAGTACGGCGACCCCGTGGTCGCGTGGGCGTCCATCGTGCAGGACCCCGAAAAGGCTTCTCGTTACAAGCAAGCACGTGGCAAAGGCGGCCTGGTGCGCGCGTCCTGGGCCGACGCCGTCGAGATGATCGCGGCTGCACACGTCTACACGATCAAGCGGTTCGGGCCCGACCGGATCGCCGGCTTCTCGCCGATCCCGGCGATGTCGCAGGTCAGCTACACCAGCGGGGCACGGTTCAACGAGCTGATCGGCGCACCGATGCTGAGCTTCTACGACTGGTATGCCGACCTGCCGGTGGCCAGCCCGCAGATCTTCGGCGACCAGACCGATGTGCCGGAGTCCGGCGACTGGTGGGACGCGGGTTACCTGATCATGTGGGGCACCAACGTGCCGTTGACCCGCACACCGGATGCCCACTGGATGACGGAGGCGCGCTACCGCGGTCAGAAGGTCGTCGTGATGAGCCCCGACTACGCGGAGAACGTCAAGTTCGCCGATGAGTGGCTGGCACCGGCACCCGGCACCGACGCGGCGCTCGCGATGGCGATGGGCCACGTCGTGCTCAAGGAGTTCTTCGTCGACCGGACGGTCGACTTCTTCGACGACTACGTCAAGCACTTCACCGACCTGCCGTTCCTGATCACCCTCGACCAGCAGGACGACGGCAGCTGGCTGCCCGGCAAGAACCTCGTGGCCGCCGACTTCGAAAACCCTGCGCGCACAAGCGAGAACGCGCTGTTCAAGCCGGTCGTCTTCGACGGCGCGACCAGCTCTCCGGCGGTCCCCAACGGCACCCTCGGGCACCGCTTCGGCGACGAAGGGGTCGGTAAGTGGAACCTCGATCTGGAGGGCCTGCAGCCCCAGCTGTCCTTCTGGTCCGAGGGCGCGGAGTCGGTCGCGGTGCGCCTGCCGCGCTTCGATGCACCCGACGGGCAGGCGGTCCTGGAGGAGCGCGGTGTGCCGGTCACCCGGATCGGCGATCACGTCGTCACCACGGTCTTCGACCTGATGCTCGCGCAGTACGGCGTCGGTCGGCCGGGTCTGCCCGGGAGCTGGCCGGAGGGGTATGACGACGCGCGGGCGCCATACACCCCCGCCTGGCAGGAGGAGATCACCTCCGTCCCGGCGGAGGCATGTGCGCGCATCGCTCGCGAGTTCGCGCGCAACTCCGTTGACACTGGCGGCCGTTCGATGATCCTGATGGGTGCCGGCACCAACCACTGGTACCACTCCGACCTGATCTACCGGGCCATGCTGATGCTCACGACGATCACCGGGTGCCAGGGGCGCAACGGTGGCGGCTGGGCGCACTACGTCGGCCAGGAGAAGGTCCGTCCGTTGATGGGCTTCCAGAACGCCGCGTTCGCGCTGGACTGGTCCCGTCCGCCGCGGCACATGAACCAGACCGCGTACTGGTACGTCAACACCAGCCAATACCGCTACGACACGTTCCTCGCCGACACCGTCGGCGCCGGGATGGGCGCGTTCCCGGAGCAGACCATCATGGACCTGCTGCTCAAATCCGCCCGATTGGGTTGGGCGCCAACCTATCCCACGTTCGACAAGAGCTCGATCGAGATCCCGGAGCTGGCGGCGGCGGACGGCGTGGACGTCAAGGACTGGGTGGTCGACAAGCTGCGGTCCGGCAAGCTGAAGTTCGCGCTCGAGGAGCCGGAGAACCCGGAGAACTACCCACGGGTGCTGACGCTGTGGCGGTCCAACCTGCTCGGATCCAGCGCGAAGGGCGACGAATACTTCCTCAAGCACCTGCTCGGCGCCGAGGGCGCCACCACCGCGAAGGAGGCCGCGCCGGAGCAGCGGCCGCGCGACATCGCGTGGGCCGACCAGGTCCAGGACGGCAAGCTCGACCTGCTGATGACGATCGACTTCCGGATGACCAGCTCGACGCTGTTCTCCGACATCGTGCTGCCCGCGGCGACGTGGTACGAGAAGCACGACATCAACACCACCGACATGCATCCCTTCATCCACTCGTTCAACCCGGCGATCAGCCCGCCCTGGCAGAGCAAGACCGACTGGGACGCGTGGAAGGAGATCGCAAAACGCTTCTCGGAGCTGGCCGTCGACCACCTGGGCACCCGCACGGACCTGGTTGCCAAACCGCTCTGGCACGACACCCCGGACGCGATGGCGACACCGCACGGTGTGGTGCGCGACTGGAAGCTGGGGGAGTGCGAGCCGATCCCGGGCAAAACCATGCCGGCGCTCATCCCGGTCGAACGCGACTACACCGCCGTCTACGACAAGCTCACGTCGGTGGGTCCGCTGCTGGACACGCTCGGCACCTCCTGCAAGGGCATCACGTATGACGTTTCGGCCGAGCTCGAGCTGATGCGGCACGAGCACGGAGTCGTGGCGACGGGGCCGGCCGCCGGTCGGCCACGGCTCGACACCGACGTCCACGTGGCGCAGATGATCATGACGTTGTCCGGCGCGACCAACGGGCACCTGGCCACCCAGGGGTTCCGGACCCAGGAGCAGCGCACCGGCCACCAGATGCACGACCTGGCGGCCGAAAGTGAGGGCAGGCGCATCACTTTCGCGGACACGCAGAAGGCACCGCAACCGGTGATCACCACCCCCGAGTGGTCCGGATCGGAGACCGGCGGCCGGCGGTACAGCCCGTTCACCGTCAACATCGAGCGGCTCAAACCGTTCCACACGCTGACCGGACGGCAGCACTTCTATCTCGACCACGACTGGATGCTGCGGATGGGGGAGGCGATGCCCACCTTCCGGCCGCCGCTCGACATGACCCGGCTCTTCGGTGAGGCGGAGATCGGCGCGACCGGCGAACTCGGTGTGTCGGTGCGCTATCTCACGCCGCACAACAAGTGGTCGATCCACTCCGAGTACCAGGACAACCTGTTCATGCTGTCGCTGTCCCGCGGTGGCCAGACGGTGTGGATCTCGGACAAGGACGCCGCCAAGGTCGGTATCGGCGACAACGACTGGGTGGAGATGGTCAACCGCAACGGTGTGGTCGCCTGCCGGGCGATCGTGTCGCACCGGATGCCGGAGGGCACGGTCTTCATGCACCACGCGCAGGACCGCCTGATCGACGTGCCGTTGACCCAGCGGGACAAGAAGCGCGGCGGCATCCACAACTCGATGACCCGCATCATGATGAAGCCGAGCCACCTGATCGGCGGCTACGCGCAGCTGTCCTACTTCTTCAACTACATCGGCCCCACCGGCAGCAACCGCGACGAGGTCACGATGATCCGCAAGCGCACGACGCCCGTGGAATACTAG